The Spirosoma radiotolerans genome has a window encoding:
- the prmC gene encoding peptide chain release factor N(5)-glutamine methyltransferase, with translation MATAKPLYERLSKNITAYAPEEAREMAFMLLDHYFGLRKTDVLTDKPLPPNRTEPDWFKILERLNRQEPIQHVIGTTIFCGLEFEVSPDVLIPRPETEDLVRLIMHDFADRVDDVPILDIGTGSGCIAITLARFLPQSVVTGWDVSSEALTLARQNAENLHADVEFAIQDILNIPADFSRQFDCVVSNPPYVTRSEAADMDRNVLDYEPDLALFVEDNDPLVFYKAVADFCVRHLTKDGACYVEINERFGEATRQVFADRGFTKINVYKDIHGKDRSIRITF, from the coding sequence ATGGCTACTGCCAAACCCTTATACGAACGCCTTAGCAAGAACATTACGGCTTATGCTCCTGAAGAAGCTCGGGAAATGGCCTTCATGCTGCTTGATCATTATTTCGGTCTACGCAAAACCGATGTACTCACCGATAAACCGCTCCCACCGAACCGTACGGAGCCCGATTGGTTTAAGATTCTCGAACGGCTGAACAGACAGGAGCCCATTCAGCACGTTATAGGTACGACAATTTTTTGTGGTTTAGAGTTTGAGGTATCGCCCGATGTGCTGATTCCCCGCCCCGAAACCGAAGATCTGGTCCGGCTGATCATGCATGACTTTGCCGACCGCGTCGATGATGTTCCCATTCTGGATATTGGTACCGGCAGTGGTTGCATTGCCATCACGCTGGCAAGGTTCCTGCCTCAGTCGGTTGTAACGGGCTGGGATGTCTCGTCCGAAGCCCTGACACTGGCTCGCCAAAATGCCGAGAATCTCCATGCCGATGTGGAGTTTGCCATTCAGGATATTCTGAACATACCTGCCGATTTCAGTCGTCAGTTTGATTGCGTTGTCAGCAACCCGCCTTATGTGACGCGCTCTGAGGCTGCGGATATGGACCGCAACGTGCTGGATTATGAACCTGACTTGGCTCTTTTCGTAGAAGATAATGATCCATTGGTTTTCTATAAAGCCGTAGCTGATTTCTGCGTTCGACACTTGACAAAAGACGGAGCTTGCTATGTTGAAATCAACGAGCGCTTTGGTGAAGCGACCCGGCAGGTTTTTGCCGATCGGGGATTCACCAAAATTAACGTCTACAAAGATATTCACGGCAAAGACCGCAGTATTCGTATAACGTTTTAA
- a CDS encoding AAA family ATPase: MQSTTSFTYHTKIREVFNEMSQVVVGQDRLLNRLLIGLFTGGHILLEGVPGLAKTLTINTLAKVLELDFQRIQFTPDLLPADLIGTMIFNQKTAEFEVKQGPIFANLILADEVNRSPAKVQAALLEAMQEKQVTIGEETFVLDRPFLVLATQNPVEQEGTYPLPEAQVDRFMMKVFVDYLNKEDELAVMRRMSNMNFDYEVQPVLGKEELAAIRDEINGITISETLERYIIELVFATRRPMEFNLRDEARYIQFGVSPRASINLNLAAKALAYFDRRDYVLPEDIKEVAPDVFNHRIMLNYEAEADGVTTLQVIDSILRKVAIGR; the protein is encoded by the coding sequence ATGCAATCAACAACCTCTTTCACGTACCATACTAAAATCCGCGAGGTATTCAATGAAATGAGCCAGGTTGTGGTCGGGCAGGATCGATTGCTCAACCGGTTGCTCATTGGCCTGTTTACGGGCGGGCATATTTTGCTTGAAGGTGTACCGGGCCTGGCCAAGACCCTGACTATCAACACACTGGCAAAGGTTCTGGAACTGGATTTCCAGCGCATTCAGTTTACCCCCGATCTACTACCCGCCGACCTGATCGGCACCATGATCTTTAATCAGAAAACGGCCGAATTCGAAGTAAAGCAGGGACCCATCTTTGCCAACCTGATTCTGGCCGATGAGGTGAATCGCTCGCCGGCTAAAGTACAGGCTGCCCTGCTCGAAGCGATGCAGGAAAAGCAGGTCACGATTGGCGAAGAAACCTTTGTCCTGGACCGTCCTTTTCTGGTACTGGCTACCCAAAATCCAGTTGAACAGGAAGGTACCTATCCGCTTCCCGAAGCGCAGGTAGACCGCTTTATGATGAAGGTATTCGTGGATTATCTCAATAAAGAAGACGAGTTGGCCGTCATGCGTCGGATGTCGAACATGAATTTCGATTATGAAGTGCAGCCGGTATTGGGCAAGGAAGAACTGGCTGCTATTCGCGATGAGATCAATGGCATTACCATTTCCGAAACCTTGGAGCGTTACATTATCGAGCTGGTCTTTGCGACGCGTCGGCCTATGGAATTTAACCTCCGCGACGAGGCCCGTTATATTCAGTTTGGCGTGTCGCCACGGGCCAGTATCAACCTGAATCTGGCCGCCAAAGCCCTTGCCTACTTCGACCGCCGGGATTATGTCCTGCCAGAAGATATTAAAGAAGTTGCCCCGGATGTGTTCAACCACCGCATCATGCTCAATTACGAAGCCGAAGCCGACGGTGTCACAACCTTACAGGTAATTGATTCCATCTTGCGGAAAGTAGCCATTGGCCGGTAA
- the msrB gene encoding peptide-methionine (R)-S-oxide reductase MsrB → MPQNRIFILIAVLLIAGLWIYGTFIAKPRPPHQRPAGTTSPGNRRVEKTDADWKNQLTRSQYNVARDRGTEWPNSSQLTHEHRQGVYACVCCHNPLFTSATKFDSHTGWPSFYAPIVANAVYNEPDGGRTEVRCSVCDAHLGHVFADGPEPTGLRYCMNGVAMVFEERTN, encoded by the coding sequence ATGCCACAAAACAGGATTTTCATCTTGATAGCGGTGCTGCTCATTGCCGGTTTATGGATATACGGCACCTTTATTGCCAAGCCCAGACCACCGCACCAACGCCCTGCAGGCACGACATCGCCCGGTAACCGCCGGGTTGAGAAGACAGATGCCGACTGGAAAAACCAATTGACCCGCTCGCAGTATAACGTTGCCCGCGACCGGGGTACCGAGTGGCCCAATAGCAGCCAACTGACCCACGAGCATCGACAAGGCGTGTACGCCTGCGTATGCTGCCATAATCCGCTTTTTACATCAGCGACCAAGTTTGATTCCCACACCGGTTGGCCCAGTTTCTACGCTCCCATTGTCGCCAATGCGGTCTACAATGAACCCGACGGTGGCCGGACAGAAGTTCGCTGTTCTGTTTGCGACGCCCACCTCGGACACGTCTTTGCCGATGGCCCCGAACCTACCGGCCTGCGCTATTGCATGAACGGCGTAGCGATGGTGTTTGAGGAGCGTACCAATTGA
- a CDS encoding MBOAT family O-acyltransferase has translation MLFNSLQFLLFFIVVTLSYFSLKWQGRWILLLIASCYFYMVFQPAYILILLLTIVIDYIAGIWIEKTSGKSRRWLLILSLISNLGILAFFKYLGFFAENLSLLFEKLSMPGVAESVTELVNRVFVKVLHVFGQSGISSYKDNMSILPIGLSFHTFQAMSYTIEVYRGNQKAERHFGIYALYVMFYPQLVAGPIERPQNVLWQFHDYFKYDKENVKAGLMQMAFGLFKKLVIADRLAMLVDHAYADPAQQNGLTLLAATFFYTFQIYCDFSGYSDVAIGAARVMGFTLMENFRTPYIAQSISEFWRRWHISLSTWFRDYLYIPLGGNRKGEFRQYLNMLIVFLASGLWHGPNWTYVIWGGLNGLYQIMAVIRDKALARLGFITTPAKQIHSPASEPKSHSPIRVVVNTLLTFVLIMLTWVFFRARSLSDAFLILKRIPTLSFSDHLDSPMNTTEMWFSVFLIVFLLLKEQFYLTIPTRSTVRFAALFVLITFVTYLFGVFSSNQFIYFQF, from the coding sequence ATGCTATTTAATTCACTACAATTTTTACTATTCTTTATTGTCGTTACGCTTAGCTATTTCAGTCTGAAATGGCAGGGGCGGTGGATACTGTTATTGATAGCCAGCTGCTATTTCTACATGGTTTTCCAGCCAGCGTACATTCTTATCCTGCTCTTAACCATTGTCATCGATTACATTGCTGGAATCTGGATCGAAAAAACAAGTGGCAAATCCCGACGATGGTTGCTCATCCTATCGCTTATTTCGAACCTGGGTATCCTGGCCTTTTTTAAATACCTTGGCTTCTTTGCCGAAAACCTGTCCTTGTTGTTTGAAAAGCTGAGTATGCCCGGTGTGGCCGAATCCGTTACGGAACTGGTAAATCGAGTTTTTGTCAAGGTGCTGCACGTGTTCGGGCAAAGTGGTATCTCGTCGTATAAAGACAACATGAGTATTCTGCCTATTGGCCTTTCGTTCCATACGTTTCAAGCCATGAGCTATACGATTGAGGTCTATCGGGGTAACCAGAAGGCGGAGCGGCATTTCGGTATTTATGCGCTCTACGTCATGTTTTACCCGCAGCTGGTGGCCGGCCCAATTGAACGACCGCAAAATGTGCTCTGGCAGTTTCACGACTATTTTAAGTACGATAAAGAGAACGTCAAAGCGGGCCTGATGCAGATGGCATTTGGCTTGTTCAAGAAACTAGTCATTGCCGACCGGCTGGCGATGCTCGTTGATCATGCCTATGCCGACCCTGCTCAGCAAAACGGCCTGACGTTACTGGCCGCTACGTTTTTCTACACCTTCCAGATCTACTGCGACTTTTCGGGCTATTCCGATGTCGCCATTGGCGCTGCCCGGGTCATGGGCTTTACGCTCATGGAAAACTTTCGAACACCCTACATTGCCCAGTCTATCTCGGAATTCTGGCGACGCTGGCACATTTCGCTCTCGACCTGGTTCCGCGATTATTTATACATTCCACTGGGTGGTAACCGAAAAGGGGAGTTTCGGCAGTACCTCAATATGCTAATCGTTTTTCTGGCCAGCGGCCTTTGGCACGGCCCAAACTGGACCTATGTTATCTGGGGAGGATTGAATGGCCTGTACCAGATTATGGCTGTCATTCGCGATAAAGCATTGGCTCGACTAGGTTTCATTACCACACCGGCTAAACAGATCCACTCGCCTGCCAGTGAGCCCAAATCACATTCGCCAATTCGGGTGGTCGTCAACACGCTGCTCACGTTCGTGCTCATCATGCTGACCTGGGTGTTTTTCCGCGCCCGTAGCCTGAGTGACGCCTTCCTGATCCTGAAACGAATTCCAACGTTATCGTTCAGCGATCACCTCGACAGCCCAATGAATACAACCGAGATGTGGTTCAGTGTTTTTCTGATTGTATTTCTGTTGCTGAAAGAGCAGTTTTATCTCACCATTCCAACCCGCAGCACCGTTCGCTTTGCGGCTTTGTTTGTATTGATCACATTCGTTACGTATCTCTTCGGCGTTTTCTCCTCGAATCAGTTCATTTATTTTCAGTTCTAA